The following are encoded together in the Pedobacter steynii genome:
- a CDS encoding DUF2938 domain-containing protein, with protein sequence MKTYLELLTFSLVIGIGATLIMDIYALMIKRFFNIPSLDYRILGRWIGHFKNGIFSHKNILQTVPINNEKAIGWLAHYLIGISFAFLLLLIWGIEWAYHPTFWPAITVGLLTTIAPWFMMQPAFGFGIAASKTPHPTTARIRSLKAHAIYGIGLYIAALLLSIVLS encoded by the coding sequence ATGAAAACCTATTTAGAACTCCTTACTTTTTCCCTGGTCATTGGCATAGGTGCCACCTTGATTATGGATATCTATGCTTTAATGATCAAACGCTTCTTTAACATTCCTTCTTTAGATTACAGAATCCTGGGACGCTGGATCGGACATTTTAAAAATGGTATATTTTCCCATAAAAATATCTTACAGACAGTTCCGATTAATAATGAAAAGGCTATTGGATGGCTTGCGCATTACCTGATCGGTATTTCTTTTGCCTTTTTACTTTTATTGATCTGGGGTATAGAATGGGCTTATCATCCAACTTTCTGGCCTGCCATCACCGTCGGGCTTTTAACCACAATAGCACCCTGGTTTATGATGCAACCAGCATTTGGTTTTGGTATTGCAGCTTCCAAAACACCCCATCCCACCACAGCCAGAATCAGGAGTTTGAAAGCGCATGCGATCTACGGAATAGGCTTGTATATAGCTGCATTATTGTTGAGTATTGTGCTTTCATAG
- a CDS encoding NAD(P)/FAD-dependent oxidoreductase → MTNPERKIQAITRRKFIVQSTILSSALSISGTLMSFTRFDQESTNRTFDVIIVGGSYSGLSAAMALGRSLRNVLIIDSGLPCNRQTPHSHNFITQDGEKPKDISDLAKKQVLNYKTVSYHQDVAVKMQKKSSLFELSTRSGTVFFAKKVLFATGLKDIMPPIPGFAECWGISIFHCPYCHGYEVKGHKTGILGNGNLAFHYAQLVSNLTSRLSVFTDGKASFSPDQSQSLGKNNIPIVEQPIKSILQHNGQLSDIILQDGTTYPLDALYARPSFEQHCRIPIELGCELTEQHLLKLDRHQQTSVPGIYACGDNSAFRSITTAVSTGSQAGAAINMALSTETFNLK, encoded by the coding sequence ATGACAAACCCCGAACGCAAAATTCAGGCGATTACCCGAAGAAAATTCATTGTACAAAGTACCATATTATCCTCTGCCCTGTCCATTTCCGGAACTTTGATGTCTTTTACACGATTTGATCAGGAAAGTACCAATCGTACTTTTGATGTAATCATTGTTGGTGGTAGTTATTCCGGACTTTCCGCCGCTATGGCTTTAGGTCGTTCTTTAAGAAATGTACTGATCATCGACAGCGGGTTGCCCTGCAACAGGCAGACGCCGCATTCACATAATTTTATTACACAGGATGGCGAAAAACCAAAAGACATTTCTGATCTCGCTAAGAAACAGGTATTGAATTATAAAACTGTATCCTACCATCAGGATGTTGCCGTAAAGATGCAGAAGAAGTCTAGTCTGTTTGAACTCAGTACGCGGTCCGGAACGGTGTTCTTCGCAAAGAAAGTGCTGTTTGCCACGGGGTTAAAAGACATTATGCCCCCTATTCCGGGATTTGCTGAATGTTGGGGAATATCCATTTTCCATTGCCCCTATTGTCATGGTTATGAAGTTAAAGGGCACAAAACAGGTATTCTTGGGAATGGAAACCTGGCTTTTCATTACGCACAGCTGGTATCTAACCTTACCAGTCGGCTTTCCGTTTTTACAGATGGAAAAGCCTCATTCAGTCCTGATCAAAGCCAGTCGCTCGGGAAAAACAACATACCTATTGTGGAACAGCCTATAAAATCTATACTGCAGCATAATGGTCAACTGAGCGATATTATACTGCAGGATGGGACGACATATCCTCTGGATGCCCTTTATGCCAGGCCTTCCTTTGAGCAACACTGCCGAATTCCGATAGAACTGGGCTGTGAACTTACAGAACAACATTTGTTAAAATTGGATCGTCATCAACAGACTTCCGTTCCAGGAATATACGCCTGTGGCGACAATTCAGCCTTCCGCTCTATTACAACTGCGGTTTCAACCGGTTCACAAGCCGGTGCAGCCATCAATATGGCCCTGTCCACAGAAACTTTTAATTTAAAATAA
- a CDS encoding helix-turn-helix domain-containing protein, protein MSPSSKIKEINDVQEFKEFYLQDSHYSFCAECNHMEYSHGNGFLEIIALEDLQKLHSRHIGHQARRKFYSIILLTDGEVEEIIGHQKYRFGPQSMYFIPENQIHSIESWSEDLKGILCMFDADYFLLCIKHQIKLNQFPFFQLDKVPFIDLNDRETQMMEHLFWKLNSEKCQKTTFNDDLLVRMFLNIILLEAERIYNRKAVEQPFGLSRKEQLVAQFQLLVNQHFLEKKQVTEYAGILCIHPHHLNDMVKEVTGFSASYTIQKQLVQEAKSRLMQTNATVSMIATELNFTDDSYFGRFFKKFTGLTPLQYRRKHKHQ, encoded by the coding sequence ATGAGCCCTTCTTCTAAAATCAAGGAAATAAACGATGTGCAGGAATTTAAGGAGTTTTACCTCCAGGATTCCCATTATTCTTTTTGTGCAGAATGTAACCACATGGAATATTCCCATGGAAATGGATTTTTGGAGATTATTGCCCTGGAGGATTTACAGAAATTACACAGCCGGCATATCGGCCATCAGGCCCGCAGAAAATTTTATAGTATTATTCTTTTGACGGATGGAGAAGTCGAAGAAATCATAGGGCATCAAAAATATCGGTTTGGTCCACAAAGCATGTATTTTATTCCCGAAAATCAGATCCATTCCATTGAATCCTGGAGCGAAGACCTCAAAGGAATCCTTTGCATGTTTGATGCGGATTATTTTCTACTCTGTATCAAACATCAGATTAAACTTAACCAATTCCCATTCTTTCAGCTGGATAAAGTACCGTTTATAGATCTAAATGATCGGGAAACGCAGATGATGGAGCACTTGTTCTGGAAACTCAACAGTGAAAAATGTCAGAAGACTACTTTTAATGATGACTTACTGGTCAGAATGTTTCTTAACATCATCCTGCTGGAAGCCGAACGGATCTATAACCGCAAGGCTGTGGAGCAACCCTTTGGCCTATCCCGAAAAGAGCAATTGGTGGCACAGTTTCAGCTTCTCGTTAACCAGCATTTTTTAGAAAAGAAACAGGTAACCGAATACGCCGGAATATTGTGCATACATCCGCATCACCTGAATGATATGGTAAAAGAAGTTACGGGTTTCTCCGCGAGCTATACCATTCAAAAACAATTGGTACAGGAAGCGAAATCACGCTTGATGCAGACCAATGCTACCGTTTCTATGATTGCTACGGAGCTTAATTTTACCGATGATTCTTACTTCGGACGTTTTTTTAAGAAATTCACCGGGCTAACTCCCCTGCAATATCGGAGAAAGCATAAGCATCAATAA
- a CDS encoding GrpB family protein, with protein sequence MKITFEPYRPSWKQAFNEIETELKKEIGFLKPQIEHIGSTSVEGLSAKPIIDILVGLHHNEELDVIPPLLMDKDYIYYENYNIDMPYRRFFVKLKGSPKSLSLPIHIKPEDIIPEELHDHTLRLAHIHVLPLDSAHWLRHIAFRDYLRVHPQVKAEYQLLKEKLSTREWKDGNEYNDAKDAFLKREEQKAVKWYK encoded by the coding sequence ATGAAAATTACATTTGAACCCTATAGGCCCTCATGGAAACAGGCCTTCAATGAAATTGAAACAGAACTCAAAAAAGAGATTGGTTTTCTGAAACCTCAGATCGAACATATTGGCAGTACATCAGTGGAGGGTTTATCGGCTAAGCCCATAATTGATATTTTGGTTGGCCTGCATCATAATGAAGAGCTGGATGTCATTCCCCCATTGCTGATGGATAAGGATTATATCTATTATGAGAACTACAATATAGATATGCCTTATCGGAGATTTTTTGTGAAGCTAAAAGGCTCCCCGAAAAGCTTATCATTACCCATTCATATCAAACCTGAAGACATCATTCCTGAGGAGTTACATGACCACACACTCCGTTTAGCGCATATCCATGTATTGCCATTGGATTCAGCGCACTGGCTACGTCACATTGCCTTCCGTGACTATCTTCGTGTGCATCCTCAGGTCAAAGCGGAATACCAGCTGTTGAAAGAAAAATTAAGCACACGGGAATGGAAAGATGGCAACGAATACAACGACGCAAAAGATGCCTTCCTGAAACGAGAAGAGCAAAAAGCAGTAAAATGGTATAAATAA
- a CDS encoding DUF418 domain-containing protein — MNNKSEPLSTHSTARIHEIDIIRGLALWGILVVNMALFSFPALYMDQSAFWDGNLDQWSIKLIHFFGEGKFISVFSFLFGLGFTIFMKGAQVKTSQPKKLFSRRLFILLIIGLIHGYFIWYGDVLLFYSFLGFLLMFFWNSKPQRLLSWAFYLLIIPVILFIIGGLLFENAFYAENADLVNIKKELALTAIQRYQSGDLSLIFRQNLQDLMQTRLGYLSIVPQIFAMFLLGAYAGVRKIFDNLKEHESFIRNVQIGALIIGLPICVASILYLDQPVTTFSYNFMQVVGTYIAGPTLGIFYICSALLLLRNENWKKILKPFSALGRMAATNYLLQSILCLFLFSGVGFALYSKVSPTLTLLMSLFIIVFQLLISNLWLKYFKYGPVEWLWRYLTYKNFSK, encoded by the coding sequence ATGAATAATAAATCTGAACCTTTAAGTACGCATTCTACAGCTAGAATACACGAAATTGACATCATACGGGGGCTGGCTTTATGGGGTATTCTGGTGGTAAATATGGCCCTGTTTTCATTCCCGGCATTATATATGGATCAATCTGCTTTCTGGGATGGAAATCTGGATCAATGGAGTATCAAACTGATCCATTTTTTTGGCGAAGGGAAATTCATTTCTGTATTTTCTTTTCTCTTCGGACTTGGATTTACCATTTTTATGAAGGGGGCGCAGGTAAAGACAAGCCAGCCGAAAAAACTTTTTTCCCGCCGATTGTTCATTTTGCTCATCATCGGTTTAATCCATGGTTACTTTATCTGGTATGGTGATGTTCTTTTGTTCTACAGTTTTCTTGGTTTTCTCCTGATGTTTTTCTGGAATTCGAAACCACAGCGGTTGCTTAGCTGGGCTTTCTATCTGCTGATCATTCCCGTAATCTTATTTATCATTGGAGGATTGCTGTTTGAAAATGCTTTCTACGCCGAAAATGCAGATCTGGTTAATATTAAAAAAGAACTGGCACTAACTGCAATACAGCGCTATCAGAGTGGAGATTTATCTCTCATTTTTCGACAGAATCTCCAGGATTTAATGCAAACCAGATTAGGGTACCTGTCAATTGTTCCTCAGATATTTGCCATGTTCCTGTTGGGGGCATACGCCGGAGTAAGAAAAATTTTTGACAATTTAAAAGAACATGAGTCCTTTATTCGTAATGTTCAGATCGGCGCCCTGATTATCGGACTGCCAATTTGTGTAGCCAGTATCCTTTATCTCGATCAGCCAGTAACCACCTTCTCCTACAATTTCATGCAGGTTGTTGGAACGTATATCGCGGGGCCAACTTTGGGCATTTTTTACATCTGTTCTGCCCTGTTGCTATTAAGAAATGAAAACTGGAAAAAGATCCTCAAGCCATTTAGCGCATTGGGACGAATGGCCGCAACAAATTATTTGCTGCAATCCATTTTATGCCTGTTCCTATTTTCAGGGGTTGGATTCGCGCTTTATTCAAAAGTTAGTCCGACACTGACCCTATTGATGTCGCTGTTCATCATTGTGTTTCAACTCCTGATCAGTAATCTTTGGTTAAAGTACTTTAAATATGGTCCTGTCGAGTGGCTTTGGAGGTATTTAACCTACAAAAACTTCTCAAAGTAA
- a CDS encoding SRPBCC family protein yields MTTQDFNTTFSVDQTPNAVFDAITNVRGWWSENIEGGTAKLHDEFSYQFRDIHKCTMRLIEVIPDKKVVWLVLDNYFNFTEDKTEWTGTTIEFELSEKENQTHVHFTHRGLVPTYECYDLCFDSWNHYIKSSLFKLITTGQGEPNPREGVNV; encoded by the coding sequence ATGACAACACAAGATTTTAACACAACCTTTTCGGTGGATCAAACCCCGAATGCAGTATTCGATGCCATCACTAATGTACGTGGATGGTGGTCAGAAAATATTGAAGGAGGTACAGCAAAACTTCATGATGAGTTCAGCTATCAGTTCAGGGATATTCATAAGTGTACCATGAGGCTAATAGAAGTGATACCAGATAAAAAAGTCGTTTGGCTGGTTCTGGATAATTATTTCAATTTCACCGAAGATAAGACGGAATGGACCGGTACAACAATTGAGTTTGAGCTCTCAGAAAAGGAAAATCAAACCCATGTTCACTTTACACATAGAGGCCTGGTTCCGACATATGAATGTTATGATCTTTGCTTTGATAGCTGGAATCACTATATCAAGAGCAGCTTATTTAAGCTGATCACTACAGGTCAGGGCGAGCCAAATCCCAGGGAGGGTGTTAATGTGTAA
- a CDS encoding ArsR/SmtB family transcription factor codes for MEQSTLDAFQVIGDPSRRKMLMLLLEDSLTINSLVEHFEMSRPAVSKHVKILHNAGFISIRDIGRERYCILKKDGFEELQAWLSYFDEFWASKLKKLEALLNSKLPN; via the coding sequence ATGGAACAATCAACGCTTGATGCTTTTCAGGTCATCGGAGACCCCAGCAGAAGAAAGATGCTGATGCTACTCTTAGAGGATAGCCTTACCATTAATAGCCTGGTAGAGCACTTCGAAATGAGTCGTCCGGCCGTTTCAAAGCATGTAAAAATATTACACAACGCCGGGTTTATTTCCATCCGGGACATCGGCCGGGAGCGCTATTGTATCTTGAAAAAAGATGGTTTTGAAGAGCTGCAAGCCTGGCTCTCCTACTTCGACGAATTCTGGGCTTCTAAACTGAAAAAATTGGAGGCTTTATTAAATAGCAAATTACCTAACTAA
- a CDS encoding SRPBCC family protein: MAKIIRHQFFYSHPQETVWEYLTKPELMEQWLMKNDFQPIIGQDFQFRTNPIPGLNFDGIFYCKVLEIVPFSRLSYSWKSGPGEGKITLDSIVIWELKPTDKGTEVFLEHSGFAKKENLDFYNGLYTGWLEKFDKIKNLLDAAEHGTINA; the protein is encoded by the coding sequence ATGGCAAAGATTATTAGACATCAATTTTTCTATTCTCATCCGCAGGAAACGGTTTGGGAATACCTGACTAAACCAGAGCTCATGGAACAATGGCTCATGAAGAATGATTTTCAACCCATCATAGGGCAGGACTTTCAATTCCGGACAAATCCGATACCGGGTCTGAACTTCGACGGGATCTTCTATTGCAAAGTATTGGAGATCGTTCCCTTCAGCAGACTTTCTTATTCCTGGAAGAGCGGCCCAGGCGAAGGTAAAATCACTCTTGATTCTATAGTGATATGGGAATTGAAACCAACGGATAAAGGCACAGAGGTCTTTCTGGAGCACAGCGGCTTCGCAAAAAAAGAAAACCTTGATTTTTACAATGGCCTATATACCGGCTGGCTGGAGAAATTCGATAAAATAAAAAACCTTTTAGATGCTGCAGAACATGGAACAATCAACGCTTGA
- a CDS encoding substrate-binding periplasmic protein: MAIKKVLKVGLDSAAPFPMHSDYNSGKFEGFEVDLLKEIAKHLDFEIHYEVSLWQTILEKLFKGELDLICSAVTVTSSRKHILEFTEPYLHFRLCAVVPTNGLLEELKDFKNKTIGVRTATEAEKHVHTKFPDNNMFHAETNKELYRKLQAGKIDMLIDDSPIAGGFLQNNSKLKIGMFLPNTDSHYAIAMKKGDLELRKQFNGALKMLRENGIYDAIYEKWFSDIQF; this comes from the coding sequence ATGGCCATAAAGAAAGTATTGAAAGTCGGTTTAGATTCTGCCGCACCATTTCCCATGCATTCGGACTATAATTCTGGAAAATTTGAAGGATTTGAGGTAGATTTATTAAAAGAAATAGCTAAACACCTTGATTTTGAGATACACTATGAAGTTTCTTTATGGCAAACTATTCTGGAGAAGTTGTTTAAAGGTGAGTTAGACCTGATCTGTTCGGCAGTAACCGTTACTTCTTCGAGAAAACACATCCTCGAATTTACAGAGCCCTATCTACATTTCAGACTGTGCGCTGTAGTACCAACAAACGGCTTATTGGAGGAATTAAAAGATTTCAAAAATAAAACGATTGGAGTAAGAACGGCAACAGAAGCTGAAAAGCATGTTCACACCAAATTCCCTGACAACAACATGTTTCATGCGGAGACGAATAAAGAGCTGTACAGAAAACTTCAGGCCGGAAAAATTGACATGTTGATTGACGATTCGCCAATTGCTGGAGGTTTCCTACAGAATAACAGCAAGTTAAAGATTGGCATGTTTCTTCCGAATACTGATTCCCATTATGCCATTGCCATGAAGAAAGGGGACCTTGAACTGAGAAAACAGTTTAACGGAGCACTGAAAATGCTGAGGGAAAATGGAATCTACGATGCCATTTATGAAAAATGGTTCAGCGATATACAATTTTAA
- a CDS encoding ion transporter produces MNTENEKYKDWRAKLHEIIYEANTFAGKAFDIGLLIAIFTSILVVMLDSIDSYHQRFGTLFSIIEWTFTGLFTIEYILRLVVIKHPLNYVKSPLGIVDLLALIPSYLSIIFVGGQSLLALRALRLMRVFRIFKLGRFLSEMKFLTVAISGSLRKISIFMLTVLTLVVILGSVMYLVENRENGFSSIPESIYWAIVTITTVGYGDISPVTPMGKFVASFMMLIGYAIIAVPTGIITTEMAAAARNKGFHHQVCPGCGREGHDQDANFCKYCATKL; encoded by the coding sequence ATGAATACGGAGAACGAAAAGTATAAAGACTGGCGGGCAAAGCTCCATGAAATCATTTATGAAGCCAATACCTTTGCCGGAAAAGCTTTTGATATCGGTTTGCTGATTGCCATCTTTACCAGCATTCTGGTGGTCATGCTAGATAGTATAGACAGTTATCATCAGCGGTTCGGAACTTTATTTTCTATAATTGAATGGACATTTACAGGCTTGTTCACTATAGAATATATCTTACGGTTGGTGGTCATCAAACATCCGCTCAATTATGTTAAAAGTCCTTTGGGGATCGTGGACTTACTCGCTCTGATCCCCTCTTATTTGAGTATTATCTTTGTTGGAGGTCAGTCCTTACTAGCGCTGAGGGCTTTGAGACTGATGCGTGTTTTCAGAATTTTTAAGCTGGGAAGGTTCCTTTCAGAAATGAAATTTCTAACTGTGGCAATAAGCGGGAGCCTGCGAAAAATCAGCATATTTATGCTCACTGTACTCACTCTGGTGGTGATTCTGGGTTCTGTAATGTATCTGGTAGAAAACCGGGAAAATGGATTTTCCAGTATTCCGGAGAGTATTTACTGGGCGATTGTGACCATCACTACTGTGGGTTATGGCGACATCTCTCCTGTTACGCCGATGGGGAAATTTGTCGCTTCATTTATGATGCTGATCGGTTATGCCATTATTGCTGTACCTACCGGAATCATTACCACTGAAATGGCTGCAGCAGCAAGAAATAAGGGTTTTCACCATCAGGTTTGCCCTGGATGCGGTCGTGAAGGCCATGATCAGGATGCTAATTTCTGTAAGTATTGCGCTACCAAGCTCTAA
- a CDS encoding arylesterase: MLRHYFVSSIVLTTLFSLASLMSSCSGGQGNADQEKEKADSVKATGKKADDGVKKILFFGTSLTAGYGLDITEAFPALIQHKIDSLKLPYKVVNAGLSGETSAAGKTRIDWLLNQPFDIMVLELGANDGLRGLPLSQTKENLQEITDKVKKKYPKVRFVLAGMQMPPSMGADYAQEFKSIFPELAKKNNMVLIPFLLQGVGGVPKLNQKDGIHPTVAGQKILAENVWARLKGLL, translated from the coding sequence ATGTTACGTCATTATTTTGTAAGTTCTATCGTATTAACGACGCTGTTTTCCCTTGCTTCCTTAATGTCTTCCTGTAGCGGCGGACAAGGAAATGCGGATCAGGAAAAGGAAAAAGCAGATTCAGTGAAAGCCACAGGAAAAAAAGCTGATGATGGAGTAAAGAAAATCTTGTTTTTTGGAACCAGCCTTACTGCTGGTTATGGTCTGGACATTACAGAAGCTTTTCCGGCCCTGATCCAACATAAAATCGATTCTCTGAAATTGCCTTATAAAGTGGTAAATGCCGGACTGAGCGGGGAAACCTCAGCGGCGGGAAAAACCAGGATCGATTGGTTGCTGAACCAGCCCTTTGATATTATGGTGCTGGAGCTTGGGGCCAATGATGGGCTTCGGGGACTTCCGCTTTCTCAAACAAAAGAAAATCTTCAGGAAATCACTGATAAAGTGAAAAAGAAATATCCGAAAGTGAGGTTTGTACTTGCAGGAATGCAGATGCCGCCTAGTATGGGGGCTGATTATGCACAGGAATTCAAATCCATTTTTCCGGAATTGGCGAAGAAAAACAATATGGTATTGATCCCCTTCCTGCTTCAGGGTGTGGGTGGTGTGCCTAAACTGAATCAGAAAGATGGAATTCATCCGACTGTAGCAGGACAGAAAATCCTGGCAGAAAATGTATGGGCACGGCTAAAAGGGCTTTTATAA
- a CDS encoding ABC transporter ATP-binding protein, which translates to MENILNIRNVSKIYQNAGHQLTVLDNISFSIQRGSTVSITGPSGSGKTTLLGLCAGLDRSSSGSVELNQVALDHLTEDQRAAVRNKYVGFIFQNFQLLPTLTALENVMVPLELRGEKNIKSHALELLDKVGLADRSGHYPVQLSGGEQQRVSLARAFSNKPDILFADEPTGNLDAETSDKVIKLMFDLNQEAGTTLVIVTHDLDLAAKTNRMIKLKGGLIISDLELSHA; encoded by the coding sequence GTGGAAAACATCCTTAACATTCGGAATGTAAGTAAGATTTACCAAAATGCCGGACATCAGCTTACGGTATTGGACAACATTAGTTTTTCTATTCAAAGAGGTTCTACTGTTTCCATTACCGGTCCTTCAGGAAGTGGAAAAACCACCTTATTAGGTCTTTGTGCCGGATTGGACCGTTCGAGTTCAGGAAGTGTGGAATTAAACCAGGTGGCACTGGATCATTTAACTGAAGACCAGAGGGCAGCTGTCAGAAACAAATACGTAGGATTTATCTTCCAGAATTTCCAGCTCTTGCCCACCTTAACGGCCTTGGAAAATGTGATGGTTCCATTGGAACTGCGGGGAGAGAAGAATATTAAAAGCCATGCCCTTGAATTATTGGACAAAGTTGGCCTGGCAGATCGCTCCGGACACTACCCGGTGCAACTTTCGGGAGGAGAACAACAGAGGGTATCTCTGGCAAGGGCATTTTCCAATAAACCAGATATCCTGTTTGCTGATGAGCCCACGGGTAATCTGGATGCTGAAACCAGCGATAAGGTGATAAAATTAATGTTTGACCTGAATCAGGAAGCCGGAACAACACTGGTTATTGTAACCCATGACCTGGACCTTGCGGCTAAAACCAACCGGATGATTAAATTAAAAGGCGGACTGATCATTTCGGATTTAGAATTGAGCCATGCCTGA